One Danio rerio strain Tuebingen ecotype United States chromosome 13, GRCz12tu, whole genome shotgun sequence DNA window includes the following coding sequences:
- the mocos gene encoding molybdenum cofactor sulfurase isoform X1: MSFGHYYGYGVDQQALIDQEFKRIKGVTYLDHAGTTLFPESLIKGFHDDISRNVYGNPHSHNSSSRLTHDTVESVRYKILAHFNTSPEDYSVIFTSGCTAALKLVADTFPWKPMSNKEPGSQFCYLTDNHTSVVGIRGATALQGVGTISVSPREVETRARKKTQTNGEEECSTPHLFCYPAQSNFSGRKYSLSYVKGIQSQQLYPACEHHGQWFVLLDAACFVSCSPLDLSQYPADFVPISFYKMFGFPTGLGALLVRNEAAEVLRKTYFGGGTAAAYLVEENYFIPKPNLASRFEDGTISFLDIISLHHGFETLQKLTGSMTNIQLHTFGLARYTYTVLSCLCHSNGKHVAQIYCDNDFQSIAEQGAIINFSLLDCHGRTVGYSQVDKMASLFNIHIRTGCFCNTGACQHYLAISNQNVKSNLHAGHICGDNIDLVDGRPTGSLRVSFGYMSSFEDCQNFLRFVVNCFVDKPLILDQTKLAKLNSAAPIEPSSSFHLTSIPSDQQRHANGQINSPSPDRMAVSEVTMSKDGKKDGSSCTLTNLFIFPVKSCASFEVTEWPLGPQGLLYDRLWMVVNENGVCLSQKREPKLCLIQPVVCLAANTLKLQISGSEAITVPLDPSLEKSDLRTSQSKVCGDRVQTVDCGEEVSAWLSEFLGKPCRLIRQRPEFLRDMKFGQGKGDCCPTPLSLVNEAQFLLINRASVCFLQEAIANRHDSDNEETWRDTEQLVQRFRANLVISAQEPFAEDNWSHLTIGNTQFQVIGKCGRCQMIGVDQKTATRTQEPLRSLSECRSGKVTFGVYLAHQSARNSTHPVLSIGSHVIPKISDSTDKF; this comes from the exons ATG AGTTTTGGACACTACTACGGGTACGGCGTTGATCAGCAGGCTCTGATAGATCAGGAATTTAAACGGATTAAAG GGGTTACATATCTCGATCATGCAGGGACAACGTTATTTCCTGAATCCCTTATTAAAGGATTTCATGATGATATATCCAGGAATGTTTATG GAAATCCTCACAGTCATAATTCCAGCAGTAGACTAACACACGACACTGTGGAAAGTGTCAGATACAA GATCCTGGCACATTTTAATACAAGTCCTGAAGATTACTCAGTGATTTTCACATCAGGATGTACTGCAGCACTGAAATTAGTGGCTGACACCTTTCCCTGGAAGCCCATGTCAAACAAAGAGCCAGGAAGCCAGTTCTGCTACCTCACTGACAACCACACGTCTGTGGTGGGCATCCGTGGTGCGACCGCACTTCAGGGAGTTGGCACAATTTCTGTTTCACCTCGCGAAGTGGAAACAAGAGCAAGAAAAAAGACACAAACAAATGGAGAAGAGGAGTGCTCTACACCTCATCTTTTCTGTTATCCTGCCCAGAGTAACTTCTCTGGCAGGAAGTATTCACTGAGTTATGTGAAGGGAATTCAGTCTCAACAGCTCTATCCAGCATGTGAACACCACGGTCAATGGTTTGTCCTCCTCGATGCTGCCTGTTTTGTAAGCTGCTCACCTCTGGATTTAAGCCAGTATCCTGCTGATTTTGTGCCAATATCTTTCTACAAAATGTTTGGTTTCCCGACTGGACTCGGAGCCTTGCTGGTGAGGAATGAGGCTGCTGAGGTATTGAGAAAAACGTATTTTGGAGGAGGAACCGCAGCAGCGTATCTTGTGGAAGAGAACTATTTCATACCAAAGCCCAATTTGGCCAGCAG GTTTGAAGATGGCACAATCTCGTTCTTGGACATCATTTCTCTTCATCATGGTTTTGAAACTCTTCAAAAACTAACAG GAAGTATGACGAACATTCAGCTACACACATTTGGTTTAGCTCGCTACACATATACTGTCCTTTCGTGCCTGTGTCACAGCAATGGAAAACATGTGGCACAGATTTACTGTGATAATGACTTTCAGAGTATTGCCGAACAGGGTGCAATCATCAACTTTAGCCTGCTAGACTGTCATGGACGAACAGTAGGATATTCTCAG GTGGACAAAATGGCTAGTCTCTTTAACATTCATATCCGCACAGGCTGTTTCTGCAACACTGGAGCCTGCCAACATTATCTGGCTATCAGCAACCAAAACGTGAAGAGTAATTTGCAT GCCGGACACATCTGTGGAGACAACATTGATCTGGTTGACGGACGTCCCACAGGATCCCTCCGTGTGTCTTTCGGGTATATGTCCAGTTTTGAGGACTGTCAGAACTTTCTTCGATTTGTTGTGAACTGTTTTGTAGACAAACCCCTAATCCTGGACCAAACAAAGCTAGCCAAGCTGAATTCAGCTGCACCAATAGAACCGTCATCGTCTTTTCATCTGACATCAATACCCAGTGACCAACAAAGACATGCGAATGGCCAAATTAACTCCCCTTCACCTGACAGGATGGCCGTATCTGAAGTCACCATGTCAAAAGATGGAAAGAAGGATGGCAGCAGCTGTACGCTAACCAATCTTTTTATCTTTCCTGTCAAATCATGCGCATCATTTGAG GTGACAGAGTGGCCACTGGGACCACAGGGTTTGTTATATGATCGTTTGTGGATGGTTGTGAATGAGAATGGAGTGTGTCTCAGCCAGAAAAGGGAGCCAAAACTGTGTCTTATCCAACCTGTCGTCTGTCTGGCAGCTAACACACTGAAGCTGCAGATCTCAG GCTCTGAAGCAATCACTGTTCCCTTGGATCCCAGTCTAGAAAAGTCAGATCTGAGAACATCCCAAAGCAAAGTTTGTGGTGACAG GGTACAGACAGTGGACTGTGGGGAGGAAGTTTCAGCCTGGCTTTCTGAGTTTCTTGGAAAACCTTGTCGTCTTATAAGGCAAAGACCAGAATTTTTGCGTGATATGAAATTTGGACAAGGAAAAG GTGACTGTTGTCCTACTCCTCTGTCTCTGGTGAATGAGGCTcagtttctgcttattaacagagCCAGTGTGTGTTTTCTACAAGAAGCCATTGCCAACAG ACATGACAGTGATAATGAAGAGACTTGGAGAGACACAGAGCAGCTTGTTCAGCGTTTCAGGGCCAATCTTGTCATCTCTGCACAGGAACCATTTGCAGAGGATAACTGGTCTCACCTTACAATAGGAAACACACAGTTTCAG GTGATTGGGAAATGTGGCCGCTGTCAGATGATTGGAGTTGATCAAAAAACAGCCACTAGGACCCAAGAACCCCTTAGGTCTCTTTCTGAATGCAGAAGTGGAAAG GTGACTTTTGGAGTTTACTTGGCTCACCAATCAGCAAGGAACTCCACTCACCCTGTTTTATCTATAGGCAGTCATGTTATTCCAAAGATATCTGATTCGACAGATaaattttag
- the mocos gene encoding molybdenum cofactor sulfurase isoform X4, which translates to MSFGHYYGYGVDQQALIDQEFKRIKGVTYLDHAGTTLFPESLIKGFHDDISRNVYGNPHSHNSSSRLTHDTVESVRYKILAHFNTSPEDYSVIFTSGCTAALKLVADTFPWKPMSNKEPGSQFCYLTDNHTSVVGIRGATALQGVGTISVSPREVETRARKKTQTNGEEECSTPHLFCYPAQSNFSGRKYSLSYVKGIQSQQLYPACEHHGQWFVLLDAACFVSCSPLDLSQYPADFVPISFYKMFGFPTGLGALLVRNEAAEVLRKTYFGGGTAAAYLVEENYFIPKPNLASRFEDGTISFLDIISLHHGFETLQKLTGSMTNIQLHTFGLARYTYTVLSCLCHSNGKHVAQIYCDNDFQSIAEQGAIINFSLLDCHGRTVGYSQVDKMASLFNIHIRTGCFCNTGACQHYLAISNQNVKSNLHAGHICGDNIDLVDGRPTGSLRVSFGYMSSFEDCQNFLRFVVNCFVDKPLILDQTKLAKLNSAAPIEPSSSFHLTSIPSDQQRHANGQINSPSPDRMAVSEVTMSKDGKKDGSSCTLTNLFIFPVKSCASFEVTEWPLGPQGLLYDRLWMVVNENGVCLSQKREPKLCLIQPVVCLAANTLKLQISGSEAITVPLDPSLEKSDLRTSQSKVCGDRVQTVDCGEEVSAWLSEFLGKPCRLIRQRPEFLRDMKFGQGKDLARAPTESTLTVSTPSASVVICCHINLTMPNAHCKLLPI; encoded by the exons ATG AGTTTTGGACACTACTACGGGTACGGCGTTGATCAGCAGGCTCTGATAGATCAGGAATTTAAACGGATTAAAG GGGTTACATATCTCGATCATGCAGGGACAACGTTATTTCCTGAATCCCTTATTAAAGGATTTCATGATGATATATCCAGGAATGTTTATG GAAATCCTCACAGTCATAATTCCAGCAGTAGACTAACACACGACACTGTGGAAAGTGTCAGATACAA GATCCTGGCACATTTTAATACAAGTCCTGAAGATTACTCAGTGATTTTCACATCAGGATGTACTGCAGCACTGAAATTAGTGGCTGACACCTTTCCCTGGAAGCCCATGTCAAACAAAGAGCCAGGAAGCCAGTTCTGCTACCTCACTGACAACCACACGTCTGTGGTGGGCATCCGTGGTGCGACCGCACTTCAGGGAGTTGGCACAATTTCTGTTTCACCTCGCGAAGTGGAAACAAGAGCAAGAAAAAAGACACAAACAAATGGAGAAGAGGAGTGCTCTACACCTCATCTTTTCTGTTATCCTGCCCAGAGTAACTTCTCTGGCAGGAAGTATTCACTGAGTTATGTGAAGGGAATTCAGTCTCAACAGCTCTATCCAGCATGTGAACACCACGGTCAATGGTTTGTCCTCCTCGATGCTGCCTGTTTTGTAAGCTGCTCACCTCTGGATTTAAGCCAGTATCCTGCTGATTTTGTGCCAATATCTTTCTACAAAATGTTTGGTTTCCCGACTGGACTCGGAGCCTTGCTGGTGAGGAATGAGGCTGCTGAGGTATTGAGAAAAACGTATTTTGGAGGAGGAACCGCAGCAGCGTATCTTGTGGAAGAGAACTATTTCATACCAAAGCCCAATTTGGCCAGCAG GTTTGAAGATGGCACAATCTCGTTCTTGGACATCATTTCTCTTCATCATGGTTTTGAAACTCTTCAAAAACTAACAG GAAGTATGACGAACATTCAGCTACACACATTTGGTTTAGCTCGCTACACATATACTGTCCTTTCGTGCCTGTGTCACAGCAATGGAAAACATGTGGCACAGATTTACTGTGATAATGACTTTCAGAGTATTGCCGAACAGGGTGCAATCATCAACTTTAGCCTGCTAGACTGTCATGGACGAACAGTAGGATATTCTCAG GTGGACAAAATGGCTAGTCTCTTTAACATTCATATCCGCACAGGCTGTTTCTGCAACACTGGAGCCTGCCAACATTATCTGGCTATCAGCAACCAAAACGTGAAGAGTAATTTGCAT GCCGGACACATCTGTGGAGACAACATTGATCTGGTTGACGGACGTCCCACAGGATCCCTCCGTGTGTCTTTCGGGTATATGTCCAGTTTTGAGGACTGTCAGAACTTTCTTCGATTTGTTGTGAACTGTTTTGTAGACAAACCCCTAATCCTGGACCAAACAAAGCTAGCCAAGCTGAATTCAGCTGCACCAATAGAACCGTCATCGTCTTTTCATCTGACATCAATACCCAGTGACCAACAAAGACATGCGAATGGCCAAATTAACTCCCCTTCACCTGACAGGATGGCCGTATCTGAAGTCACCATGTCAAAAGATGGAAAGAAGGATGGCAGCAGCTGTACGCTAACCAATCTTTTTATCTTTCCTGTCAAATCATGCGCATCATTTGAG GTGACAGAGTGGCCACTGGGACCACAGGGTTTGTTATATGATCGTTTGTGGATGGTTGTGAATGAGAATGGAGTGTGTCTCAGCCAGAAAAGGGAGCCAAAACTGTGTCTTATCCAACCTGTCGTCTGTCTGGCAGCTAACACACTGAAGCTGCAGATCTCAG GCTCTGAAGCAATCACTGTTCCCTTGGATCCCAGTCTAGAAAAGTCAGATCTGAGAACATCCCAAAGCAAAGTTTGTGGTGACAG GGTACAGACAGTGGACTGTGGGGAGGAAGTTTCAGCCTGGCTTTCTGAGTTTCTTGGAAAACCTTGTCGTCTTATAAGGCAAAGACCAGAATTTTTGCGTGATATGAAATTTGGACAAGGAAAAG ATTTGGCAAGGGCACCAACAGAGAGCACCCTCACTGTCAGCACACCCTCTGCTTCTGTGGTCATTTGCTGTCATATTAACCTGACCATGCCAAATGCTCATTGCAAACTATTGCCAATTTAG
- the mocos gene encoding molybdenum cofactor sulfurase isoform X2, with the protein MDTRSLQDFQDLCTFDVFKSFGHYYGYGVDQQALIDQEFKRIKGVTYLDHAGTTLFPESLIKGFHDDISRNVYGNPHSHNSSSRLTHDTVESVRYKILAHFNTSPEDYSVIFTSGCTAALKLVADTFPWKPMSNKEPGSQFCYLTDNHTSVVGIRGATALQGVGTISVSPREVETRARKKTQTNGEEECSTPHLFCYPAQSNFSGRKYSLSYVKGIQSQQLYPACEHHGQWFVLLDAACFVSCSPLDLSQYPADFVPISFYKMFGFPTGLGALLVRNEAAEVLRKTYFGGGTAAAYLVEENYFIPKPNLASRFEDGTISFLDIISLHHGFETLQKLTGSMTNIQLHTFGLARYTYTVLSCLCHSNGKHVAQIYCDNDFQSIAEQGAIINFSLLDCHGRTVGYSQVDKMASLFNIHIRTGCFCNTGACQHYLAISNQNVKSNLHAGHICGDNIDLVDGRPTGSLRVSFGYMSSFEDCQNFLRFVVNCFVDKPLILDQTKLAKLNSAAPIEPSSSFHLTSIPSDQQRHANGQINSPSPDRMAVSEVTMSKDGKKDGSSCTLTNLFIFPVKSCASFEVTEWPLGPQGLLYDRLWMVVNENGVCLSQKREPKLCLIQPVVCLAANTLKLQISGSEAITVPLDPSLEKSDLRTSQSKVCGDRVQTVDCGEEVSAWLSEFLGKPCRLIRQRPEFLRDMKFGQGKDLARAPTESTLTVSTPSASVVICCHINLTMPNAHCKLLPI; encoded by the exons ATGGATACTCGGTCTTTGCAAGACTTTCAGGACTTATGCACTTTTGATGTTTTTAAGAGTTTTGGACACTACTACGGGTACGGCGTTGATCAGCAGGCTCTGATAGATCAGGAATTTAAACGGATTAAAG GGGTTACATATCTCGATCATGCAGGGACAACGTTATTTCCTGAATCCCTTATTAAAGGATTTCATGATGATATATCCAGGAATGTTTATG GAAATCCTCACAGTCATAATTCCAGCAGTAGACTAACACACGACACTGTGGAAAGTGTCAGATACAA GATCCTGGCACATTTTAATACAAGTCCTGAAGATTACTCAGTGATTTTCACATCAGGATGTACTGCAGCACTGAAATTAGTGGCTGACACCTTTCCCTGGAAGCCCATGTCAAACAAAGAGCCAGGAAGCCAGTTCTGCTACCTCACTGACAACCACACGTCTGTGGTGGGCATCCGTGGTGCGACCGCACTTCAGGGAGTTGGCACAATTTCTGTTTCACCTCGCGAAGTGGAAACAAGAGCAAGAAAAAAGACACAAACAAATGGAGAAGAGGAGTGCTCTACACCTCATCTTTTCTGTTATCCTGCCCAGAGTAACTTCTCTGGCAGGAAGTATTCACTGAGTTATGTGAAGGGAATTCAGTCTCAACAGCTCTATCCAGCATGTGAACACCACGGTCAATGGTTTGTCCTCCTCGATGCTGCCTGTTTTGTAAGCTGCTCACCTCTGGATTTAAGCCAGTATCCTGCTGATTTTGTGCCAATATCTTTCTACAAAATGTTTGGTTTCCCGACTGGACTCGGAGCCTTGCTGGTGAGGAATGAGGCTGCTGAGGTATTGAGAAAAACGTATTTTGGAGGAGGAACCGCAGCAGCGTATCTTGTGGAAGAGAACTATTTCATACCAAAGCCCAATTTGGCCAGCAG GTTTGAAGATGGCACAATCTCGTTCTTGGACATCATTTCTCTTCATCATGGTTTTGAAACTCTTCAAAAACTAACAG GAAGTATGACGAACATTCAGCTACACACATTTGGTTTAGCTCGCTACACATATACTGTCCTTTCGTGCCTGTGTCACAGCAATGGAAAACATGTGGCACAGATTTACTGTGATAATGACTTTCAGAGTATTGCCGAACAGGGTGCAATCATCAACTTTAGCCTGCTAGACTGTCATGGACGAACAGTAGGATATTCTCAG GTGGACAAAATGGCTAGTCTCTTTAACATTCATATCCGCACAGGCTGTTTCTGCAACACTGGAGCCTGCCAACATTATCTGGCTATCAGCAACCAAAACGTGAAGAGTAATTTGCAT GCCGGACACATCTGTGGAGACAACATTGATCTGGTTGACGGACGTCCCACAGGATCCCTCCGTGTGTCTTTCGGGTATATGTCCAGTTTTGAGGACTGTCAGAACTTTCTTCGATTTGTTGTGAACTGTTTTGTAGACAAACCCCTAATCCTGGACCAAACAAAGCTAGCCAAGCTGAATTCAGCTGCACCAATAGAACCGTCATCGTCTTTTCATCTGACATCAATACCCAGTGACCAACAAAGACATGCGAATGGCCAAATTAACTCCCCTTCACCTGACAGGATGGCCGTATCTGAAGTCACCATGTCAAAAGATGGAAAGAAGGATGGCAGCAGCTGTACGCTAACCAATCTTTTTATCTTTCCTGTCAAATCATGCGCATCATTTGAG GTGACAGAGTGGCCACTGGGACCACAGGGTTTGTTATATGATCGTTTGTGGATGGTTGTGAATGAGAATGGAGTGTGTCTCAGCCAGAAAAGGGAGCCAAAACTGTGTCTTATCCAACCTGTCGTCTGTCTGGCAGCTAACACACTGAAGCTGCAGATCTCAG GCTCTGAAGCAATCACTGTTCCCTTGGATCCCAGTCTAGAAAAGTCAGATCTGAGAACATCCCAAAGCAAAGTTTGTGGTGACAG GGTACAGACAGTGGACTGTGGGGAGGAAGTTTCAGCCTGGCTTTCTGAGTTTCTTGGAAAACCTTGTCGTCTTATAAGGCAAAGACCAGAATTTTTGCGTGATATGAAATTTGGACAAGGAAAAG ATTTGGCAAGGGCACCAACAGAGAGCACCCTCACTGTCAGCACACCCTCTGCTTCTGTGGTCATTTGCTGTCATATTAACCTGACCATGCCAAATGCTCATTGCAAACTATTGCCAATTTAG
- the mocos gene encoding molybdenum cofactor sulfurase, whose translation MDTRSLQDFQDLCTFDVFKSFGHYYGYGVDQQALIDQEFKRIKGVTYLDHAGTTLFPESLIKGFHDDISRNVYGNPHSHNSSSRLTHDTVESVRYKILAHFNTSPEDYSVIFTSGCTAALKLVADTFPWKPMSNKEPGSQFCYLTDNHTSVVGIRGATALQGVGTISVSPREVETRARKKTQTNGEEECSTPHLFCYPAQSNFSGRKYSLSYVKGIQSQQLYPACEHHGQWFVLLDAACFVSCSPLDLSQYPADFVPISFYKMFGFPTGLGALLVRNEAAEVLRKTYFGGGTAAAYLVEENYFIPKPNLASRFEDGTISFLDIISLHHGFETLQKLTGSMTNIQLHTFGLARYTYTVLSCLCHSNGKHVAQIYCDNDFQSIAEQGAIINFSLLDCHGRTVGYSQVDKMASLFNIHIRTGCFCNTGACQHYLAISNQNVKSNLHAGHICGDNIDLVDGRPTGSLRVSFGYMSSFEDCQNFLRFVVNCFVDKPLILDQTKLAKLNSAAPIEPSSSFHLTSIPSDQQRHANGQINSPSPDRMAVSEVTMSKDGKKDGSSCTLTNLFIFPVKSCASFEVTEWPLGPQGLLYDRLWMVVNENGVCLSQKREPKLCLIQPVVCLAANTLKLQISGSEAITVPLDPSLEKSDLRTSQSKVCGDRVQTVDCGEEVSAWLSEFLGKPCRLIRQRPEFLRDMKFGQGKGDCCPTPLSLVNEAQFLLINRASVCFLQEAIANRHDSDNEETWRDTEQLVQRFRANLVISAQEPFAEDNWSHLTIGNTQFQVIGKCGRCQMIGVDQKTATRTQEPLRSLSECRSGKVTFGVYLAHQSARNSTHPVLSIGSHVIPKISDSTDKF comes from the exons ATGGATACTCGGTCTTTGCAAGACTTTCAGGACTTATGCACTTTTGATGTTTTTAAGAGTTTTGGACACTACTACGGGTACGGCGTTGATCAGCAGGCTCTGATAGATCAGGAATTTAAACGGATTAAAG GGGTTACATATCTCGATCATGCAGGGACAACGTTATTTCCTGAATCCCTTATTAAAGGATTTCATGATGATATATCCAGGAATGTTTATG GAAATCCTCACAGTCATAATTCCAGCAGTAGACTAACACACGACACTGTGGAAAGTGTCAGATACAA GATCCTGGCACATTTTAATACAAGTCCTGAAGATTACTCAGTGATTTTCACATCAGGATGTACTGCAGCACTGAAATTAGTGGCTGACACCTTTCCCTGGAAGCCCATGTCAAACAAAGAGCCAGGAAGCCAGTTCTGCTACCTCACTGACAACCACACGTCTGTGGTGGGCATCCGTGGTGCGACCGCACTTCAGGGAGTTGGCACAATTTCTGTTTCACCTCGCGAAGTGGAAACAAGAGCAAGAAAAAAGACACAAACAAATGGAGAAGAGGAGTGCTCTACACCTCATCTTTTCTGTTATCCTGCCCAGAGTAACTTCTCTGGCAGGAAGTATTCACTGAGTTATGTGAAGGGAATTCAGTCTCAACAGCTCTATCCAGCATGTGAACACCACGGTCAATGGTTTGTCCTCCTCGATGCTGCCTGTTTTGTAAGCTGCTCACCTCTGGATTTAAGCCAGTATCCTGCTGATTTTGTGCCAATATCTTTCTACAAAATGTTTGGTTTCCCGACTGGACTCGGAGCCTTGCTGGTGAGGAATGAGGCTGCTGAGGTATTGAGAAAAACGTATTTTGGAGGAGGAACCGCAGCAGCGTATCTTGTGGAAGAGAACTATTTCATACCAAAGCCCAATTTGGCCAGCAG GTTTGAAGATGGCACAATCTCGTTCTTGGACATCATTTCTCTTCATCATGGTTTTGAAACTCTTCAAAAACTAACAG GAAGTATGACGAACATTCAGCTACACACATTTGGTTTAGCTCGCTACACATATACTGTCCTTTCGTGCCTGTGTCACAGCAATGGAAAACATGTGGCACAGATTTACTGTGATAATGACTTTCAGAGTATTGCCGAACAGGGTGCAATCATCAACTTTAGCCTGCTAGACTGTCATGGACGAACAGTAGGATATTCTCAG GTGGACAAAATGGCTAGTCTCTTTAACATTCATATCCGCACAGGCTGTTTCTGCAACACTGGAGCCTGCCAACATTATCTGGCTATCAGCAACCAAAACGTGAAGAGTAATTTGCAT GCCGGACACATCTGTGGAGACAACATTGATCTGGTTGACGGACGTCCCACAGGATCCCTCCGTGTGTCTTTCGGGTATATGTCCAGTTTTGAGGACTGTCAGAACTTTCTTCGATTTGTTGTGAACTGTTTTGTAGACAAACCCCTAATCCTGGACCAAACAAAGCTAGCCAAGCTGAATTCAGCTGCACCAATAGAACCGTCATCGTCTTTTCATCTGACATCAATACCCAGTGACCAACAAAGACATGCGAATGGCCAAATTAACTCCCCTTCACCTGACAGGATGGCCGTATCTGAAGTCACCATGTCAAAAGATGGAAAGAAGGATGGCAGCAGCTGTACGCTAACCAATCTTTTTATCTTTCCTGTCAAATCATGCGCATCATTTGAG GTGACAGAGTGGCCACTGGGACCACAGGGTTTGTTATATGATCGTTTGTGGATGGTTGTGAATGAGAATGGAGTGTGTCTCAGCCAGAAAAGGGAGCCAAAACTGTGTCTTATCCAACCTGTCGTCTGTCTGGCAGCTAACACACTGAAGCTGCAGATCTCAG GCTCTGAAGCAATCACTGTTCCCTTGGATCCCAGTCTAGAAAAGTCAGATCTGAGAACATCCCAAAGCAAAGTTTGTGGTGACAG GGTACAGACAGTGGACTGTGGGGAGGAAGTTTCAGCCTGGCTTTCTGAGTTTCTTGGAAAACCTTGTCGTCTTATAAGGCAAAGACCAGAATTTTTGCGTGATATGAAATTTGGACAAGGAAAAG GTGACTGTTGTCCTACTCCTCTGTCTCTGGTGAATGAGGCTcagtttctgcttattaacagagCCAGTGTGTGTTTTCTACAAGAAGCCATTGCCAACAG ACATGACAGTGATAATGAAGAGACTTGGAGAGACACAGAGCAGCTTGTTCAGCGTTTCAGGGCCAATCTTGTCATCTCTGCACAGGAACCATTTGCAGAGGATAACTGGTCTCACCTTACAATAGGAAACACACAGTTTCAG GTGATTGGGAAATGTGGCCGCTGTCAGATGATTGGAGTTGATCAAAAAACAGCCACTAGGACCCAAGAACCCCTTAGGTCTCTTTCTGAATGCAGAAGTGGAAAG GTGACTTTTGGAGTTTACTTGGCTCACCAATCAGCAAGGAACTCCACTCACCCTGTTTTATCTATAGGCAGTCATGTTATTCCAAAGATATCTGATTCGACAGATaaattttag